Proteins co-encoded in one Amaranthus tricolor cultivar Red isolate AtriRed21 chromosome 7, ASM2621246v1, whole genome shotgun sequence genomic window:
- the LOC130817438 gene encoding uncharacterized protein LOC130817438, with translation MAGGFSLIHLKTFAPPLMAVANSVKEREVINKPKIEFSSYDDKIRNSRVLILGGTGRVGGSTAVALSKLSPELQIIVGGRNREKGAEMVKKLGEKSEFVEVDINNINALEASLQDVDLVVHTAGPFQQAEKCTVLEAAIRTKTAYIDVCDDTSYAVRAKSFCEDAIAANIPAITTAGIYPGVSNVMAAELVRAARDEGKGEPERLRFSYYTAGTGGAGPTILSTSFLLLGEEVVAYNKGEKVKLKPYSGMLNVDFGKGVRKKDVFLLNLPEVRSAHEVLGVPTVSARFGTAPFFWNWGMAIMTDLLSPEFLRDRKKVQQLVDLFDPVVRAVDGFAGERVSMRVDLECSDGRNTVGIFTHKRLSISVGVSTASFVLAVLEGSSQPGVWFPEEPEGIALEARSVLLERAAQGTINFVMNKPPWMVETDPKEVGLGIYV, from the exons ATGGCGGGAGGTTTTTCGCTGATTCACTTGAAAACCTTCGCGCCGCCGTTAATGGCGGTTGCAAACTCAGTTAAGGAGAGGGAAGTTATCAATAAGCCGAAAATTGAATTTTCAAGTTACGATGATAAAATTCGAAATTCTAGGGTTTTGATTTTAGGCGGTACTGGAAGAGTCGGTGGTTCCACTGCAGTCGCGTTATCGAAACTTTCTCCGGAGCTTCAGATCATTGTCGGTGGTCGTAATCG TGAGAAAGGTGCAGAAATGGTGAAAAAGCTTGGCGAGAAATCGGAATTTGTTGAGGTTGATATCAACAATATAAATGCATTAGAAGCTTCTTTACAAG ATGTAGATCTTGTAGTTCATACTGCAGGGCCTTTTCAGCAGGCAGAAAAATGTACTGTACTTGAAGCTGCTATTCGTACCAAG ACTGCATATATTGATGTTTGTGATGATACGAGTTATGCAGTTCGTGCCAAATCTTTCTGCGAAGATGCTATTGCTGCCAACATTCCAGCTATCACAACTGCTGGGATTTACCCTGGAGTGAGCAATG TGATGGCTGCAGAGCTTGTCCGTGCGGCAAGAGATGAAGGCAAGGGTGAACCTGAAAGACTCAG ATTCTCATACTATACTGCGGGTACTGGTGGTGCTGGTCCGACAATATTATCTACAAGCTTTTTACTATTAGGAGAAGAGGTTGTTGCCTACAATAAAG GTGAAAAGGTCAAGCTAAAGCCTTATAGTGGGATGCTTAATGTGGATTTTGGAAAAGGGGTCAGAAAGAAGGATGTATTTTTGCT GAACCTGCCTGAGGTACGAAGTGCTCACGAAGTTCTTGGGGTACCAACTGTCAGCGCCAGATTCGGAACTGCACCCTTCTTTTGGAACTGGGGAATGGCCATTATGACAGACCTTCTATCACCG GAGTTTTTGAGGGACAGAAAAAAAGTCCAGCAGTTGGTTGATTTGTTTGATCCGGTAGTTCGGGCAGTTGATGGTTTTGCTGGGGAGCGTGTCTCAATGAGG GTTGATTTGGAATGTTCAGATGGGCGCAATACAGTTGGTATATTCACACATAAGAGATTGTCTAT ATCGGTTGGAGTATCTACTGCCTCATTTGTCCTTGCTGTCCTAGAGGGTAGTTCTCAGCCTGGGGTATGGTTTCCTGAAGAG CCTGAAGGAATCGCATTGGAGGCACGGAGTGTCTTATTGGAGCGTGCTGCTCAAGGAACGATCAACTTTGTGATGAACAA GCCTCCCTGGATGGTGGAGACTGACCCGAAAGAGGTTGGTTTAGGAATATATGTCTGA
- the LOC130818651 gene encoding uncharacterized protein LOC130818651 has product MAKRIAKKMLVGDASEEYSRVWDYAEAIRRYNPGSTAIVKCIGIETPPPLFQRMYICLPACKEGFVAGCRPIICVDGAHLKGQFPGILLTAVGKDGNNNIFPVAWAVVETENVETWTWFLNLLVEDLKSVSSSSSWVQAGCEDFTFMSDRQKGLIEALNAVIPEAEIRFCCRHIWANFKIKFPGELYKHHFWKAARAYNKFDFDREMNQIKNISVQAYEYLAAIPAKHWSRHAFPIRSKSGMLLNNCCESFNNVLVEARGKPIISLMEWIRRYVMQRSAAKREGLGNFRGVLMPTISKMIEKNSKEIYGLRVIPVDVSEFEVDDDEKSYVVNLTNKTCLCGSWNLLGIPCKHAMACICIRKLDATEFVHQAYLVETYAKTYAPKFYGMPGREMWPTTTLAKPLPPPFRKMPGRPKMKKRKKENDEGKGGNNPVNVVREFKQRRCGNCGNLGHNKRKCKNPAKSNPTGGNSKGGRPKMGNPCTSSQQTQTGTATSTSCIVDQQSQI; this is encoded by the exons atggctaaaagaattgcaaAGAAAATGTTAGTCggtgatgctagtgaagagtatagcAGGGTGTGGGATTATGCGGAAGCAATAAGGAGGTATAACCCTGGAAGCACTGCAATCGTCAAATGCATCGGAATAGAGACACCTCCACCCTTGTTtcaaaggatgtatatatgtttgCCAGCATGTAAGGAGGGTTTTGTTGCTGGCTGTAGGCCTATTATATGTGTTGATGGGGCGCATTTGAAGGGACAATTTCCTGGGATTTTGCTTACCGCTGTAGGTAAAGATGGGAACAATAACATCTTCCCTGTTGCATGGGCTGTCGTCGAAACAGAAAACGTAGAAACTTGGACTTGGTTTCTAAATCTCCTTGTCGAAGACCTAAAGTCGGTTAGTTCATCAAGTAGTTGGGTGCAAGCAGGATGTGAAGATTTTACCTTCatgagcgataggcaaaag GGTTTGATTGAAGCTTTAAACGCAGTGATTCCTGAAGCCGAAATTAGGTTCTGCTGTAGGCATATATGGGCTAACTTTAAGATTAAGTTCCCTGGAGAGTTGTACAAGCATCACTTTTGGAAAGCAGCAAGAGCTTACAACAAG TTTGattttgatagagaaatgaatcaaataaagaatatttctgttcaagcatatgaatatctaGCTGCTATTCCTGCTAAACACTGGTCTAGGCATGCTTTTCCTATTAGGAGTAAGTCTGGGATGTTGTTAAATAATTGTTGTGAGTCATTTAATAATGTGTTAGTAGAAGCTAGGGGAAAGCCCATCATTTCTCttatggagtggattaggagATATGTGATGCAACGGAGTGCAGCCAAAAGAGAAGGATTGGGTAACTTTAGAGGTGTGTTAATGCCAACAATCtccaaaatgattgaaaaaaattcaaaggaaaTATATGGTTTGAGAGTAATCCCAGTGGATGTGTCTGAGTTTGAGGTGGACGATGATGAAAAAAGTTACGTTGTGAATTTGACCAATAAGACATGCCTCTGTGGAAGTTGGAATCTTCTTGGGATCCCTTGCAAACATGCCATGGCTTGTATTTGTATTAGAAAATTGGATGCTACTGAATTTGTCCATCAAGCGTATCTTGTAGAAACGTATGCAAAGACGTATGCTCCGAAGTTTTATGGTATGCCAGGACGCGAAATGTGGCCGACAACCACTTTAGCAAAacctcttcctccaccatttcgaaagatgcctggaaggcctaaaatgaagaaaagaaaaaaggaaaacgaTGAAGGTAAAGGAGGTAACAATCCTGTAAATGTTGTTCGAGAATTCAAGCAACGAAGATGTGGTAATTGCGGTAACTTAGgccacaacaaaagaaaatgcaagaatccagcaaaatcaaatccaacTGGGGGAAATTCAAagggtggaaggcctaaaatgggaAATCCTTGCACCAGCAGTCAACAAACGCAAACCGGAACAGCAACATCCACTTCATGTATAGTGGATcaacaaagtcaaatatag
- the LOC130818652 gene encoding uncharacterized protein LOC130818652: protein MGSRSVLLVMRIAKENLRAKSPELMKKFSVLRLAQGAIQRPEDKPLPLPPKDSATVEKGLEDVPSEQEALRLLEERKQIHIPDESERVIPPQTRGVKKSGKKKRKRDSSSRKESSAKRPSVGTIPTAVPLRIGSVEEEASPPSDSPRPASNKGKEKVGESSAAPSSQFAEVYRRREVFPFRHETPFPELGHKGLIVRFNRATSNLISKVDVDLLESMPPRDRVRQAQASAAEAFIRLAFELDANRQSAADQETIAALTSRCEELNDELSKLREDLPGLKEKLAKCSELKERLVRTEQWRERARKQLDQTIENLDAASTWSASLGHEVGLLMDTHAKLVHQNQQLMQQVSTDSAYFKMILSAAKVYKLCLTRKARMARDWLLSDEPEASKFLGDLTAEMVRAGTLISDEKYRLAAAELGMDFTSLQQTADQKGSEALSNLAPVLDGGVGGIGRRCLGCG from the exons atgggatcccgcagtgTTCTTTTAGTGATGCG GATAGCCAAGGAGAATCTTCGAGCAAAGAGTCCGGagctgatgaagaaattcagcgttctaagacttgctcaaggggccataCAGCGACCCGAGGATAagcctcttccccttcctccGAAG gactcggcGACTGTAGAGAAGGGTCTGGAGGACGTGCCCTCAGAGCAAGAGGCTCTCCGACTTCTCGAAGAGAGAAAACAAATTCACATCCCCGATGAATCTGAGAGGGTGATTCCTCCACAGACAAGGGGGGTgaaaaagagtgggaagaagaagaggaagcgggATTCTTCTTCCCGCAAGGAGAGCTCGGCCAAGAGGCCCTCTGTGGGTACGATCCCTACGGCCGTACCTCTCCGCATAGGGTCGGTTGAGGAGGAGGCGTCTCCCCCTTCGGACTCTCCACGGCCAGCTTCGAACAAGGGGAAAGAGAAGGTGGGGGAGTCTTCCGCGGCTCCCTCATCACAATTCGCTGAGGTTTATCGTCGTCGGGAAGTTTTCCCTTTTCGACACGAGACACCCTTTCCGGAGTTGGGGCATAAGGGCTTAATTGTTCGTTTTaacagggcgacgtccaacTTAATCAGCAAGGTGGACGTCGACCTACTAGAATCCATGCCCCCCCGTGACAGGGTGCGTCAGGCACAAGCTTCGGCGGCAGAG GCGTTCATACGGTTGGCTTTTGAGCTCGACGCAAACCGTCAAAGTGCCGCGGACCAGGAAACCATTGCCGCCCTTACCTCCCGCTGTGAGGAGCTGAATGACGAATTATCAAAATTGCGGGAGGACTTGCCGGGCCTAAAAGAGAAACTGGCCAAGTGTTCTGAGCTGAAAGAGCGCTTGGTCAGGACCGAACAATGGCGGGAAAGGGCAAGGAAGCAGCTGGACCAGACCATCGAGAACTTAGATGCTGCTTCCACCTGGTCTGCGAGCCTCGGCCATGAAGTCGGCTTGCTGATGGATACACATGCCAAgctcgttcatcagaaccagcaacTTATGCAGCAAGTATCGACTGATTCTGCCTACTTCAAGATGATCCTATCCGCGGCTAAGGTGTATAAATTGTGTTTAACCAGGAAGGCCCGGATGGCTCGAGATTGGCTTCTttcggatgagccggaagcgTCGAAGTTTCTTGGAGATCTGACGGCGGAGATGGTGAGAGCCGGAACCCTGATCAGTGACGAAAAGTATCGTTTGGCTGCCGCAGAGTTGGGCATGGATTTTACATCTCTTCAGCAAACTGCTGATCAGAAGGGAAGTGAAGCCTTGTCCAACCTTGCTCCTGTCTTGGACGGGGGAGTCGGCGGTATTGGTCGACGCTGCTTGGGATGCGGATGA